The Melospiza georgiana isolate bMelGeo1 chromosome 1, bMelGeo1.pri, whole genome shotgun sequence genome contains the following window.
CTTATGGGTTTCATAAATACAGAGTAATGCTGGGTAGCCAGTctgagttcaagaagtgtttggacaacattctcaggcacatggtgtgactcttggggtgctctgtgcagggtcaggagttggactcaatgatcccaatttcccttccaactcagcatattctgtgtttctgtgatctCAGTAATCATTACAAATAgtcttatttttgtttcagcCTTAATTCTGGTGGACCTGAACCAAATAATTATATCAACATGTATTAAGAATTGCTATTTTAGATCTACCTAACTGAACTCTGaaactgcttttatttatttgtttggggtttcttttgtttccctTGTTAGTAGGTCCTTGTGGTTCTAAGTCAAAAGCCATAGCTGCCTGATTTGCAGTGTGTAAATTTCTGTTCCTCTGTTCTCTTTAGATAAATGCGGGGCAGCGGTCACAGTTGCCTGTATCAAGCACAGAGATGGGGAATCAAAGGAGCCAGGCTTTGGAGAGCAGCCCTTTCATGTCAGATCTCCTGAGCGATGTCCCCTTTGCCCTGGCGCCACATGTGTTAGCAGTGCAGGGCACCCACGGGGACGTTCCTGACCGGCTGCTCACCTACGACATCAATGATAATTTATCAAGGTTTTGGTATGACTTCACACTTGAAAATTCAGTGCTTTGTGATCCGTAATGTTCTCTTTatcttttctgcctctgtcaAGGAACGAGTCTTAAATTGAAGATAAAGACTTACTTTAATTGACTAATATTTGGGGGCTTGCCGCTGGTATATCAAAGGGGTTGTTATTCACAACTGTGATATATTTCTTAGCTTTAAGGGAACTATAACTTAGTACATTAAATACTGCATTTATTTCCAAAGAAATCAAGCCTCAGTAGGAGACTGGCTGCTGGTATCTACTTCCAGTAGGTAGGCTGCAGACACAAACATTTGACTTTAAGAGGAAGTCTATGTCTCAACTGTTTTGTTATTTCAATTAGTTACAAAACACATAGATCCTGTTACACATATTAAGATCACCTCTTGATTTTGTACAGATAGAAACCAATATTAATGCTAAAGCAATGCTGCTCTGCACTACTGGACAGAGAGCTTTTCAGTGAAACCAAGTTTTAAAACTCAGAGTTAATTACAAGCCCTTAAGTAATCATTAAGACTTAATAGAATTGGTTAAACTTACCAATTTTAAAGTGAGAATCAGTtgcttccttcccttttccagtaGATGGTATTTTGTCTGTCTCATTTTGTGTCTGCCTGGAGAAGTTGTCCCCGCCTGCTTGTTGGCTGCTGTTTGTTCTCATTACCACATGTGTTCCTGATTTATATACAGATCAGCTTTTCCATTTTAACCTCTTTGCCCCCTGAAGAAGGAAATCTCAGGACACGTACTTTTAATGGTCACAcccttctttttttaatttgtgtgcCAGAGGTACAGATGGCAATGTTTAACAACAGGAAAACATTACATTGTTTCTTATCCAACTCAATTAAACTGCTAAATGCCTAAACACACATTCTCACAGACCACTGTGTCCCCACTCACAAGCTTTGAGCATTTTACCAGCTAAGaccagagctgctgttccaCCAGCAACAGCTCTCTGATGTCACATCACAGTTTGTGATGGATGTGTGACCTGTGGCACACACTTGTTTTTTCTCTTGGGGTACAATATATAGATTGTGCTAAATGTTGGTGgatattttcctgtattttttatGCTCTTACACTCTTGTGGTAGCGTAAAGTACATATATTTTAAGACTTGGGTCCTCTTACAGTACTTGAGATAAATACTGCAAAACGATGATGAAATTACATTGTGAATATGTCTTAGGTTGTTAAATATTAATGgtttagaattttttaaatgtgcatattttatatttttgacaGCTGTGTTCTTAAATGTTTTGAAGGTATTGTTTCAAGGGGAATATCTGTGCTGCActcaaataaaaaagccaagTAATAATGAGTTATTTTTTATATGTGAGAGTTATGATATGGTTTCACCTATATTGTTTACTACAGCTCTGACCATTCAGCTTTCATGGGAACTTGAACTTGGAAATTCAGTTTGAAAATCTTTTCAGtgtcattttaaaattagtGTCCTTCTAATAAAATATATCATACTCTCATCTGATGGATTCTGTGTGGTGTGTTGGTGCCTTGGAATGGTTTAGGTGGCATCCATGACACTGCTTGGAGAATactgtggctgggagctgggaagtACTCAGATACTCAGGCCACATTGAAGGAAGAATTAATTTTATGAAGTTGT
Protein-coding sequences here:
- the UMAD1 gene encoding UBAP1-MVB12-associated (UMA)-domain containing protein 1; protein product: MFSFFRKSQDSKKVTVPEREADGFVIVGDAADDQSRDSKDKTSFPETRPRYSQPSQINAGQRSQLPVSSTEMGNQRSQALESSPFMSDLLSDVPFALAPHVLAVQGTHGDVPDRLLTYDINDNLSRFWYDFTLENSVLCDP